From Myxococcales bacterium, the proteins below share one genomic window:
- a CDS encoding helix-turn-helix transcriptional regulator, with amino-acid sequence MAAKRASRPTARPSGPDLSPVVAENLRTLRAARGLSLEKLSVASGVSRAMLGQIELGKSTPTINVLWKIARALDVTFASLIHAQPTAGTVVLREREAKILTSADGSFRSRALFPFGTPRRSEMYELELAPSSAEHAEAHAQGTLENIVVIRGAVRITLPEGSHDLAKGDAIQFAADVPHTYANPHGEAATMVLTMTYRDAQG; translated from the coding sequence ATGGCAGCCAAACGTGCTTCGCGTCCGACCGCCCGACCGAGCGGTCCCGACCTGTCTCCTGTCGTCGCCGAGAACCTCCGTACGCTCCGCGCGGCGCGGGGTCTGTCGCTCGAGAAGCTCTCCGTCGCGAGCGGCGTGAGCCGCGCGATGCTCGGTCAGATCGAGCTCGGCAAGAGCACCCCGACGATCAACGTCCTTTGGAAGATCGCGCGCGCCCTCGACGTGACCTTCGCGAGCCTCATCCACGCTCAGCCCACGGCCGGCACGGTGGTCTTGAGGGAACGCGAGGCGAAGATCCTCACGAGCGCCGACGGCTCGTTCCGCTCCCGCGCGCTCTTCCCGTTCGGCACGCCGCGTAGGTCGGAGATGTACGAGCTCGAGCTCGCGCCGTCGTCGGCGGAGCACGCCGAGGCTCACGCCCAGGGCACGCTCGAGAACATCGTCGTCATCCGCGGGGCGGTCCGCATCACCCTGCCCGAGGGCTCACACGATCTCGCGAAGGGGGACGCGATCCAGTTCGCGGCCGACGTGCCCCACACCTACGCGAACCCGCACGGTGAGGCCGCCACGATGGTGCTCACGATGACCTACCGCGACGCCCAAGGGTGA
- a CDS encoding glutathione S-transferase family protein, with protein sequence MTLRLVSIGPSHYCEKARWALDHAGIPFAEEVHLPLAHWAFAVPRGSRTVPLLLRPSARPLRDSTDIVDYADERAPEGRKLFSNDPALRSRAKEIEHDLDETLGPLTRRLAYCFLVPRPELFVRTFERSAPLTSRVALKTLHPVLRGALKRAFRTSERAEKRLLGALATKLDEIARLLDGRRYLVGDTFSAADLTLASLATPVLMPDGFGVPSLSRRDLPDDLGAIVDGLRKTPVGEHVLRMYREHRAPR encoded by the coding sequence ATGACGCTCCGCCTCGTCTCCATCGGGCCGAGCCACTATTGCGAGAAGGCACGGTGGGCGCTCGATCACGCCGGGATCCCGTTCGCCGAGGAGGTGCACCTGCCCCTCGCGCATTGGGCGTTCGCCGTGCCTCGCGGCTCGCGCACGGTGCCTCTCCTGCTCCGCCCCTCGGCCCGCCCCCTCCGGGACTCGACCGACATCGTCGACTACGCCGACGAGCGAGCACCCGAAGGGCGGAAGCTCTTCTCGAACGATCCCGCGCTCCGCTCGCGCGCGAAGGAGATCGAGCACGACCTCGACGAGACGCTCGGACCGCTCACACGAAGGCTCGCGTACTGCTTCTTGGTCCCGAGGCCCGAGCTCTTCGTCCGCACCTTCGAGCGCAGCGCTCCCCTCACGTCGCGGGTCGCGCTCAAGACCCTCCATCCGGTGCTCCGCGGGGCCCTGAAGCGGGCGTTCCGAACCTCCGAGCGCGCCGAAAAACGCCTCCTCGGCGCCCTCGCGACCAAGCTCGACGAGATCGCGCGCCTCCTCGACGGGCGACGCTACCTCGTCGGGGACACGTTCTCGGCGGCCGATCTCACGCTCGCGTCCCTCGCTACCCCGGTGCTCATGCCCGACGGGTTCGGCGTGCCTTCCCTCTCACGCCGCGATCTCCCCGACGATCTCGGGGCGATCGTGGACGGGCTGCGGAAGACGCCCGTCGGCGAGCACGTGCTCCGCATGTACCGAGAGCACCGCGCGCCTCGTTGA